A single Bosea sp. PAMC 26642 DNA region contains:
- a CDS encoding DnaJ C-terminal domain-containing protein produces MRDPYQVLGVTRAASEAEIKKAYRRRAKDLHPDRNQDDPKAQDRFSELNSAYEVLGDDAKRKQFDRGEIDADGKPKFQGFEGMGAGAGRGGRSGGFEYHFGQGGSPFGRGGQEAGFDPSEIFGSLFGEAAKRTGRGRAAASKPADQSFTLEVTLADATAGATRRVKLPGGREVEVTIPKGVGDGKVMRLRGLGQSDPQSGEVGDVLMTVKIKADPRFAIEGNDLRTRVSVPLARAVLGGPIHVPTLTGTVEMNIPPLTGTTKQFRLRGKGLKGETGEQGDLFVAIDIEMPAADAELTALMKARVG; encoded by the coding sequence ATGCGCGATCCGTATCAGGTCCTCGGCGTCACGCGCGCGGCCAGCGAGGCCGAGATCAAGAAGGCGTATCGCCGCCGCGCCAAGGATCTGCATCCCGACCGCAACCAGGACGATCCGAAGGCGCAGGACCGGTTCTCCGAACTGAACAGCGCCTATGAGGTTCTCGGCGACGACGCCAAGCGCAAGCAGTTCGACCGCGGCGAGATCGACGCCGACGGCAAGCCGAAATTCCAGGGCTTCGAGGGCATGGGCGCCGGTGCCGGTCGCGGTGGTCGGAGCGGAGGCTTCGAATACCATTTCGGCCAAGGCGGCTCGCCCTTCGGCCGCGGTGGCCAGGAGGCCGGGTTCGACCCCTCCGAAATCTTCGGCTCGCTGTTCGGCGAAGCCGCGAAGCGCACCGGCCGGGGGCGTGCGGCGGCTTCCAAGCCGGCCGACCAGAGCTTTACGCTAGAAGTGACGCTGGCCGACGCGACGGCGGGCGCGACCCGGCGGGTCAAGCTGCCCGGCGGCCGCGAGGTCGAGGTCACGATTCCCAAGGGCGTCGGCGACGGCAAGGTGATGCGGCTGCGCGGGCTCGGCCAGAGCGATCCGCAGAGCGGCGAGGTCGGCGACGTGCTGATGACCGTCAAGATCAAGGCGGATCCGCGCTTTGCCATCGAGGGCAACGATCTGCGTACGCGCGTGTCGGTGCCGCTGGCGCGGGCCGTGCTCGGCGGGCCGATCCATGTGCCGACGCTGACGGGCACGGTCGAGATGAACATCCCGCCGCTGACCGGCACGACCAAGCAGTTCCGCCTGCGCGGCAAGGGGCTGAAGGGCGAAACCGGCGAGCAGGGCGATCTCTTCGTTGCGATCGATATCGAGATGCCGGCGGCCGATGCCGAGCTGACGGCGTTGATGAAGGCGCGGGTGGGGTAG